One genomic segment of Misgurnus anguillicaudatus chromosome 25, ASM2758022v2, whole genome shotgun sequence includes these proteins:
- the LOC129426070 gene encoding voltage-gated potassium channel KCNC1 — translation MSSAEDFSKGPSKDISDKIVLIVGGVIHETYKSTLMTVPGSRLAELVDTETPPKEVCFDRHPEIFTHILHYYRSGKLHCPTNLCGVLLEEEFDFWGISVADVEPCCWVAFQKHRDAMESLAQIDPSVMDQRNRSKLWVLFDDPLSSVTAKVIAVTSLLFILLSIIAFSLNINKHINPEILHNQTLAHNTSWTEEMIHYRKVFGAIELVCSIWFILEFLIRVICCPSKCRFFMNLLNIVDLLALFTIFFHLCSGELCVKVLGFLHVMRCIRLLRVFKLMQHVYSVRILIHTLHASAAALCAVPVALFCCTIIFGTMIYYTELDEYHGYFQDIPSSFWWAVVTLTTVGYGDMLPISVPGRFVAALCATVGVFIIVLPVPIIVNNFLMFYSLVKAKTAIPKMKSNVNPSYSRISA, via the exons ATGAGTTCTGCAGAAGATTTCTCAAAGGGTCCATCAAAGGACATCAGTGATAAAATTGTGCTAATTGTCGGTGGGGTCATACATGAGACGTACAAAAGCACCCTAATGACCGTTCCAGGGTCACGGCTCGCCGAGTTGGTCGACACCGAGACGCCTCCTAAAGAAGTCTGTTTTGATCGTCACCCCGAAATATTCACCCATATCCTTCACTACTACAGAAGCGGAAAGCTGCACTGTCCCACCAACCTGTGTGGGGTTCTGCTGGAGGAAGAGTTTGATTTCTGGGGTATCAGCGTCGCAGATGTTGAGCCCTGCTGTTGGGTTGCGTTTCAAAAACATAGAGATGCAATGGAAAGCTTGGCTCAGATCGACCCTTCGGTGATGGACCAAAGAAACAGGTCAAAGTTATGGGTGCTGTTTGATGACCCACTTTCATCTGTCACTGCTAAG GTCATCGCTGTTACATCTCTACTCTTCATCCTGCTCTCCATTATTGCGTTCTCTCTTAACATCAATAAACACATTAATCCTGAGATCCTACACAATCAAACTTTGGCACACAACACGAGCTGGACAGAAGAAATGATTCATTATAGAAAAGTTTTTGGTGCTATTGAGTTAGTGTGTTCGATATGGTTCATCTTGGAGTTTCTTATACGTGTCATCTGTTGCCCAAGCAAATGTCGCTTCTTCATGAACCTTCTGAACATCGTGGACCTGCTGGCCCTCTTCACGATATTCTTTCACTTGTGTTCAGGGGAACTCTGCGTCAAAGTGTTGGGTTTCCTCCATGTAATGCGATGCATACGTTTATTGCGTGTCTTCAAACTGATGCAGCACGTGTATAGCGTGAGAATCCTCATCCACACGCTGCATGCCAGCGCGGCGGCCCTCTGCGCTGTTCCAGTGGCTCTGTTTTGCTGCACCATCATCTTCGGTACAATGATTTATTACACAGAACTAGATGAGTATCACGGTTACTTTCAAGACATCCCATCCAGCTTTTGGTGGGCTGTGGTGACACTGACCACAGTGGGTTATGGAGACATGCTACCCATTAGTGTTCCGGGTCGGTTTGTTGCGGCTCTATGCGCAACAGTTGGGGTTTTCATCATTGTCCTACCAGTGCCAATCATCGTCAATAACTTCCTCATGTTCTATTCATTGGTCAAGGCAAAGACTGCAATACCCAAAATGAAGTCTAATGTTAACCCATCGTATTCCAGGATCTCCGCTTAG
- the LOC141362081 gene encoding C-C chemokine receptor type 7-like, with product MSMESYDLTTDSSVTPFNYDYDSTDSTTESDIVELCEASEKQELTIRVVQTTVFIIVFLIGIVGNGLVIATFALYRRLRLRCMTDIFLFYLALSDMLLLFTLPLQTGETLIGSWEFGEGLCKLNRGMYAINTYSGLLLLACISVDRYLVVVRTRAVRRVNSGALCNCTLSAIGVALTSIVLSLPDLRLSSVSKDMGTNNSLCDMTMWEDEGSKWKLWAQVAKIAGLCIPCVAMVVCYGAIGRVLVRAGGKGWRRQRTLHLMVLLVVLFLLFQLPYTIVLLVKIFKTSLTCDEWTTFQLEENITLSLAYVRCCLNPLLYALVGVRFRNDNARLFMDTGCMCLSHLTSPYENGSSVTPSSPAPSTVTHQSSVYLAAKTTSAKVANNAQTFIFPDPVSKINSSY from the exons atgA GTATGGAAAGCTACGATCTAACCACAGACAGTTCTGTAACTCCGTTTAATTACGATTATGACTCGACCGACAGCACAACTGAATCTGACATTGTTGAGCTATGTGAAGCCAGCGAAAAGCAAGAGTTGACAATCAGGGTTGTCCAGACAACAGTCTTCATCATCGTTTTTCTTATTGGCATAGTTGGAAACGGGCTGGTCATTGCCACCTTCGCGCTGTACCGCCGTCTTCGTTTGCGTTGCATGACCGACATTTTCCTTTTCTACCTCGCTCTGTCTGATATGTTGCTCCTGTTTACTTTGCCACTGCAGACAGGCGAAACTCTGATAGGCAGCTGGGAGTTTGGCGAGGGGCTCTGTAAGCTAAATCGTGGCATGTATGCCATTAACACTTACAGCGGCCTGCTGCTTTTGGCATGCATTAGTGTTGACCGCTATTTGGTGGTGGTTCGCACCAGGGCCGTGCGAAGGGTGAATTCTGGGGCGCTGTGCAACTGCACGCTGTCTGCGATTGGGGTTGCACTCACTTCTATCGTGCTGAGCCTGCCGGACTTGCGTTTATCATCTGTAAGCAAAGATATGGGTACGAATAACTCCTTGTGTGACATGACCATGTGGGAAGATGAAGGGAGTAAATGGAAGCTATGGGCCCAAGTGGCAAAAATTGCAGGGCTTTGTATTCCCTGCGTGGCAATGGTAGTTTGTTACGGTGCAATAGGCCGTGTGTTGGTCCGTGCCGGTGGGAAAGGCTGGCGTAGGCAGAGGACTCTTCATCTGATGGTGTTGCTCGTGGTCCTGTTCCTGCTGTTTCAGTTACCGTACACCATTGTGCTTTTAGTCAAAATATTCAAGACATCATTAACCTGTGACGAATGGACCACGTTCCAACTTGAGGAAAACATCACGCTGAGCCTAGCCTACGTGCGTTGCTGTCTGAATCCTCTGCTTTATGCTCTGGTTGGTGTAAGGTTCAGAAATGACAATGCAAGATTGTTCATGGATACCGGGTGCATGTGCCTGTCACATCTAACATCACCTTATGAAAATGGCAGCTCGGTTACGCCCTCCTCACCTGCTCCGTCCACTGTGACACACCAGTCCTCCGTCTACCTGGCCGCTAAAACCACATCAGCGAAAGTGGCAAACAACGCCCAAACTTTCATTTTTCCTGACCctgtatctaaaataaattCAAGTTATTAG
- the LOC129426069 gene encoding voltage-gated potassium channel KCNC1, with translation MSSAEDFSKGPSKDISDKIVLIVGGVIHETYKSTLMTVPGSRLAKLVDIETPPKEVCFDRHPEIFTHILHYYRSGKLHCPTNLCGVLLEEEFDFWGISVADVEPCCWVAFQKHRDAMESLAQIDPSVMDQRNRSKLWVLFDDPLSSVTAKVIAVTSLLFILLSIIAFTLNTNEHINPEILHNQTLAHNTSWTEEMIHYRKNSRVFGAIELVCSIWFILEFLIRVICCPSKCRFFMNLLNIVDLLALFTIFFHLCSGELCIKVLGFLHVMRCIRLLRVFKLMQHVYGVKVLIHTLHASAAALCAVPVALFCCTIIFGTMIYYTELDEYHGYFQDIPSSFWFAAVTLTTVGYGDMLPISVPGRFVAALCATVGVFIIVLPVPIIVNNFIMFYSLVKAKTAIPKMKSSNVDPSYSRISA, from the exons ATGAGTTCTGCAGAAGATTTCTCAAAGGGTCCATCAAAGGACATCAGTGATAAAATTGTGCTAATTGTCGGTGGGGTCATACATGAGACGTACAAAAGCACCCTAATGACCGTTCCAGGGTCACGGCTCGCCAAGCTGGTTGACATCGAGACGCCTCCTAAAGAAGTCTGTTTTGATCGTCACCCCGAAATATTCACCCATATCCTTCACTACTACAGAAGCGGAAAGCTGCACTGTCCCACCAACCTGTGTGGGGTTCTGCTGGAGGAAGAGTTTGATTTCTGGGGTATCAGCGTTGCAGACGTTGAGCCCTGCTGTTGGGTTGCGTTTCAAAAACATAGAGATGCAATGGAAAGCTTGGCTCAGATCGATCCTTCGGTGATGGACCAAAGAAACAGGTCAAAGTTATGGGTGCTGTTTGATGACCCACTTTCATCTGTCACTGCTAAG GTCATCGCTGTTACATCTCTACTCTTCATCCTGCTCTCCATTATTGCGTTCACTCTTAACACCAATGAACACATTAATCCTGAGATCCTACACAATCAAACTTTGGCACACAACACGAGCTGGACAGAAGAAATGATTCATTATAGAAAAAATTCCAGAGTTTTTGGTGCTATCGAGTTAGTGTGTTCGATATGGTTCATCTTGGAGTTCCTGATACGTGTCATCTGTTGCCCAAGCAAATGTCGCTTCTTCATGAACCTTCTGAACATCGTGGACCTGCTGGCCCTCTTCACGATATTCTTTCACTTGTGTTCAGGGGAACTCTGCATCAAAGTGTTGGGTTTCCTCCATGTAATGCGATGCATACGTTTATTGCGTGTCTTCAAACTGATGCAGCACGTGTATGGCGTAAAAGTCCTCATCCACACGCTGCATGCCAGCGCGGCGGCCCTCTGCGCTGTTCCAGTGGCTCTGTTTTGCTGCACCATCATCTTCGGTACAATGATTTATTACACAGAACTAGATGAGTATCACGGTTACTTTCAAGACATCCCATCCAGCTTTTGGTTTGCTGCGGTGACACTGACCACAGTGGGTTATGGAGACATGCTACCCATTAGTGTTCCGGGTCGGTTTGTTGCGGCTCTATGCGCAACGGTTGGGGTTTTCATCATTGTCCTACCAGTGCCAATCATCGTCAATAACTTCATCATGTTCTATTCATTGGTCAAGGCAAAGACTGCAATACCCAAAATGAAGTCGTCTAATGTTGACCCTTCGTATTCCAGGATCTCCGCTTAG